From Humisphaera borealis, the proteins below share one genomic window:
- a CDS encoding protein kinase domain-containing protein: MNQAGLPTTPSEAESARQAKLEQIRQDVADKLARGVSVNIASVAESNPDLMPELADELRLLELTHRQLLAARRVEALDASPPDDNGEVIVPGYRLDATLGRGGQGVVFRATQLSTGREVAVKVLLGGPLLNRRRQVRLEREVTILASLRHNNIVGVFDHGRTLDGSLFMAMDFIDGQDLDVWVESRRSEAANPSDGVPTGGLPSDYVSSVLTLFVKIVDAVAEAHSRNIVHRDLKPSNVRVDRRNEPYLLDFGLARIVRDDDSPALNERSISMEGDVVGSIPWLSPEQASGTGLDVGAPSDVYSIGVMLYESLTHRHPYPRNGTLAESLLAIQNAIPTPPSHFIPGLSPELDAVVMKALAKNPTDRFATAGEFLDALRRCPTTTSSPTGQRAHAYDPVPPGVAAPPTSAPSTSAPPSSTPPPRRSFRRAVALLVLALSVVLFVVMAWRSIQRPDSKAISPSSAPAATGASPSAGLPGNSEGAVTLLKILPSDDTYVRDGNFSTIPQGVEELRPNSNHVRLEVKTVNEPGFTRDAYLRFPLNTIPSGRKVRSSVLWLYGTALTGRNSSAELFPSINVSAFPFKDANAEWLESTLTWRNRPYLLGWNDLSMALATVDVKTGEESWYPLDLTSFLRAELSEGRRALNVGLHSVPTADINALFTSSETERPPTLHVYLEP, translated from the coding sequence ATGAACCAGGCCGGATTGCCAACCACCCCCAGCGAAGCAGAGTCCGCCCGGCAGGCGAAGCTCGAACAGATCCGCCAGGACGTCGCCGACAAGCTCGCCCGCGGTGTTTCCGTCAACATCGCCAGCGTCGCCGAATCCAATCCCGACCTCATGCCCGAACTGGCCGACGAACTCCGTCTGCTCGAGCTGACTCACCGTCAACTCCTGGCCGCCAGGCGGGTAGAGGCCCTCGACGCGAGCCCGCCGGACGACAACGGGGAAGTCATTGTCCCCGGGTACCGACTCGATGCGACGCTCGGCCGTGGCGGGCAGGGCGTCGTCTTCCGGGCGACGCAGCTTTCCACCGGTCGCGAGGTCGCCGTCAAGGTGCTGCTCGGCGGACCACTCCTGAACCGCCGTCGGCAGGTTCGGCTCGAACGCGAAGTCACGATCCTCGCCTCGCTTCGGCACAACAACATCGTCGGCGTCTTCGACCACGGGCGTACGCTCGACGGATCGCTGTTCATGGCGATGGACTTCATCGACGGGCAGGACCTCGACGTCTGGGTCGAATCACGCCGCAGCGAAGCGGCAAACCCATCGGACGGTGTCCCAACAGGCGGTCTCCCATCGGACTATGTTTCGTCCGTCCTCACGCTGTTCGTCAAGATCGTTGACGCGGTCGCCGAGGCCCACTCCAGGAACATCGTCCACCGCGATCTCAAGCCGTCCAACGTCCGGGTGGATCGACGCAACGAGCCTTATCTGCTCGATTTCGGCCTGGCCCGCATCGTCCGCGACGACGACAGCCCTGCATTGAACGAACGAAGCATCTCGATGGAAGGCGACGTCGTCGGGTCCATTCCCTGGCTGAGCCCCGAACAAGCCAGCGGAACCGGCCTTGATGTCGGCGCACCGTCTGACGTCTATTCCATCGGCGTCATGCTTTATGAGTCGCTGACCCACCGACACCCCTATCCGCGAAACGGAACCCTCGCCGAGTCGCTCCTGGCGATTCAGAACGCAATTCCGACGCCGCCCAGCCACTTCATTCCGGGCCTCTCGCCGGAACTGGATGCGGTCGTCATGAAAGCCCTGGCCAAGAACCCCACCGACCGATTCGCCACCGCCGGGGAGTTCCTCGACGCACTGCGGCGCTGCCCGACAACGACATCATCGCCGACCGGACAACGAGCGCACGCCTACGACCCCGTCCCGCCGGGCGTTGCCGCTCCACCAACTTCAGCACCGTCGACTTCAGCACCGCCCTCTTCCACACCGCCGCCTCGCAGGTCGTTCCGTCGAGCCGTGGCTCTGCTGGTGCTGGCGCTGTCGGTCGTCCTGTTTGTCGTCATGGCTTGGCGCTCCATCCAGCGTCCGGACAGCAAGGCAATCTCCCCCTCGTCCGCGCCTGCCGCTACGGGTGCTTCACCATCGGCCGGTCTCCCGGGCAATTCCGAAGGTGCCGTCACACTTCTGAAGATTCTTCCGTCGGACGACACCTACGTCCGCGACGGAAACTTCTCGACCATCCCGCAGGGCGTCGAAGAGCTTCGCCCCAACAGCAACCACGTTCGGCTCGAAGTCAAAACCGTGAACGAGCCCGGCTTCACCCGCGATGCCTATCTCCGTTTCCCACTGAACACCATCCCATCCGGAAGAAAGGTTCGCAGCTCGGTTCTCTGGCTGTACGGGACGGCGCTGACCGGCAGAAACTCCAGCGCGGAACTTTTTCCGTCCATCAATGTCTCGGCGTTCCCATTCAAGGATGCGAACGCCGAATGGCTCGAGAGCACGTTAACCTGGCGAAATCGTCCCTATCTCCTGGGGTGGAACGATTTGAGCATGGCACTGGCGACAGTAGATGTTAAGACCGGCGAAGAGTCGTGGTACCCGCTGGACCTGACCAGCTTCCTTCGCGCCGAGTTGTCAGAGGGTCGCCGTGCGCTCAATGTTGGCCTGCATTCCGTGCCTACGGCAGACATCAACGCGCTGTTCACCTCCTCCGAGACCGAACGCCCGCCCACGCTGCACGTTTACCTCGAACCCTGA
- a CDS encoding HesB/IscA family protein encodes MSIQITEAAAAKVKEIIASSADQLAEEGNPGAETRLRVAVKGGGCSGFSYVLDLTAENAGEYDEELEVHGVKVLVDQKSLLYLEGTVIDYVSEGPMREGFAFKNTKHHSCGCGSSFSV; translated from the coding sequence ATGTCGATCCAAATCACTGAAGCCGCTGCCGCCAAGGTCAAGGAAATCATCGCTTCTTCCGCCGACCAGCTCGCCGAAGAAGGTAACCCCGGCGCAGAAACCCGCCTGCGGGTCGCCGTAAAGGGTGGCGGCTGCTCGGGTTTCAGCTACGTGCTGGACCTGACCGCCGAGAACGCCGGCGAATACGACGAAGAGCTCGAAGTCCATGGCGTGAAGGTGCTCGTCGACCAGAAGAGCCTGCTCTACTTGGAAGGCACCGTCATCGACTACGTCAGCGAAGGCCCGATGCGCGAAGGCTTCGCATTCAAGAACACCAAGCACCATTCCTGCGGCTGCGGCAGCAGCTTCTCGGTGTAA
- the sufC gene encoding Fe-S cluster assembly ATPase SufC: MLEIKNLHAKVAGPNGRSILKGVDLTIGRGQVHAVMGKNGSGKSTLAQVLMGREAYEVTEGSITFEGKDLLDMSAEERAREGVFLGFQYPVEIPGVSTSYFLKAAVNATRKHKGLPELDAAEFLKLVKSKMDLLKMDKSFMNRAVNEGFSGGEKKRNEVFQMAVCDPTLCLMDETDSGLDIDALRTVSNCINTLRSPQRTIVLVTHHERFLNLIEPDHVHVMLEGRIVKSGGKDLASEIENRGYDWVEKEVAQLV; the protein is encoded by the coding sequence TTGCTTGAAATCAAGAATCTCCACGCCAAGGTCGCCGGCCCGAACGGCCGGTCGATCCTCAAAGGCGTCGATCTGACCATTGGCCGCGGCCAGGTTCATGCCGTCATGGGTAAGAACGGCTCCGGCAAGAGCACGCTCGCCCAGGTCCTCATGGGCCGCGAAGCGTATGAAGTGACCGAAGGCTCGATCACGTTCGAAGGCAAAGACCTGCTCGACATGTCCGCCGAGGAGCGCGCCCGCGAAGGCGTCTTCCTCGGCTTCCAGTACCCGGTGGAAATCCCCGGCGTATCGACCAGCTACTTCCTGAAGGCCGCCGTCAACGCCACCCGCAAGCACAAGGGCCTGCCCGAGCTCGACGCCGCGGAGTTCCTGAAGCTTGTCAAGAGCAAGATGGACCTGCTTAAGATGGACAAGAGCTTCATGAACCGCGCTGTGAACGAAGGGTTCAGCGGCGGCGAGAAGAAGCGGAATGAAGTGTTCCAGATGGCAGTCTGCGACCCGACACTCTGCCTGATGGACGAAACCGACAGCGGGCTCGATATCGATGCGCTGCGAACCGTTTCCAACTGCATCAACACGCTCCGTTCGCCGCAGCGGACGATCGTCCTGGTCACCCACCACGAACGGTTCCTGAACCTGATCGAACCCGATCACGTCCACGTCATGCTCGAAGGACGGATCGTGAAGAGCGGCGGCAAGGACCTGGCCTCGGAGATCGAAAACCGCGGTTACGACTGGGTGGAAAAGGAAGTCGCGCAGCTGGTGTAG
- a CDS encoding PHP domain-containing protein — translation MSHADAPPTASASPRWYKGNLHTHSLWSDGDDFPERIAAWYRDNGYQFLGISDHNTIQTGEKWVRFADLKKRGAAAATRQYLKDFADLAKTRGDTSTEAFEIRLSPFADYAPKFDRPGEFLMIPSEEISDKFEQKPIHMNATNIAGEAIKPQGGSSVVEVIRNNLKAAEERSRELNRPILVHLNHPNFKWGVTAEEIAEAVEERFFEVFNGHPIVYQEGDATHPSIDRIWDIANTLRVTAFKAAPLFGVGTDDSHNYHVSGMTRATSGRGWVCVRAKSLSAADLIAAMKAGDFYASSGVVLSDVRYDAAAGALKVSVAADGDAKFVTRFIGTLAPDDGKSIPPEAVGVELAKVEGRNATYKLTGKELYVRAQITSDQTPANPCMKDQKKQAWTQPVGWEKRVK, via the coding sequence GTGTCCCACGCGGATGCACCCCCGACCGCAAGTGCCAGCCCCCGGTGGTACAAGGGCAATCTCCACACGCACTCCCTCTGGTCCGACGGCGACGACTTCCCCGAGCGCATTGCCGCATGGTATCGCGACAACGGCTACCAGTTCCTCGGAATCTCGGATCACAACACCATCCAGACCGGCGAAAAATGGGTGCGGTTCGCCGACCTCAAGAAGCGCGGCGCGGCGGCCGCGACCCGGCAGTATCTCAAGGATTTTGCCGACTTGGCAAAAACCCGTGGCGACACCTCCACCGAGGCGTTCGAAATCCGCCTGTCCCCCTTCGCCGACTACGCCCCCAAGTTCGATCGCCCCGGCGAGTTCCTGATGATCCCGAGCGAGGAGATCAGCGATAAGTTCGAGCAGAAGCCGATCCACATGAACGCGACCAACATCGCCGGCGAAGCGATCAAGCCGCAGGGCGGGTCGAGCGTGGTGGAGGTCATCCGAAACAACCTCAAGGCGGCCGAAGAGCGTTCCAGGGAACTCAATCGCCCGATTCTCGTCCACCTGAACCATCCGAATTTCAAGTGGGGCGTCACGGCCGAGGAAATCGCCGAGGCGGTCGAAGAGCGCTTCTTCGAAGTCTTTAATGGGCATCCGATTGTGTATCAGGAAGGCGACGCCACCCACCCGAGCATCGACCGGATCTGGGACATCGCCAATACCCTTCGGGTTACGGCGTTTAAGGCCGCCCCGCTGTTCGGTGTGGGCACCGACGACAGTCACAACTATCACGTCAGCGGAATGACCCGCGCAACGTCCGGCCGCGGCTGGGTCTGCGTCCGGGCAAAGTCGTTGTCCGCCGCCGACCTGATCGCCGCAATGAAGGCAGGTGACTTCTACGCCTCCAGCGGCGTTGTATTGAGTGACGTCCGGTACGACGCCGCCGCGGGCGCGCTGAAGGTATCCGTCGCCGCGGACGGCGATGCAAAGTTCGTCACGCGGTTCATCGGTACGCTCGCCCCGGACGACGGTAAGTCGATCCCGCCCGAAGCGGTGGGCGTTGAGCTCGCAAAGGTCGAAGGGCGGAACGCGACCTACAAACTGACGGGCAAGGAACTCTATGTCCGAGCCCAAATCACTTCAGACCAGACCCCCGCGAACCCCTGCATGAAGGACCAGAAAAAGCAGGCATGGACGCAGCCGGTGGGCTGGGAGAAGCGAGTGAAGTGA
- a CDS encoding SufS family cysteine desulfurase, translated as MTVTSQKLTDSTAAASFDPYKVRADFPILQTTVSPGGPKLIYLDNGATTQKPRQVIDAISRYYESQNANIHRGVYRLSQVATDLYESARRKVQAFINAADEKECLFVRGTTEGVNLVAGCWGRTKLKAGDEVLVSTMEHHSNIVPWQIACEMTGATLRVIPMNDAGELAMDDYAKMLSERTKFVAVTHLSNAMGTVNDVKTIARLAHKVGAKVLVDGAQWVAHAPTDVRDIDADFYVFSGHKLFGPTGIGVLYGKRELLEAMPPYMGGGDMIESVTFEKSTYAQLPNKFEAGTPDIAGAVGLGAAIDYVTSIGVANYVQHEQDLLHYATEQLSAIPGLRIIGTAKNKGSVVSFVMDGIASLDIGTRLDGEGVAVRTGHHCCMPLMNRLGIPSTTRASFAMYNTREDVDALVAAVQKVRQESNAKVSRAAAANESASGNGHSPAALADAKYPDPAAGSPTEAADELAETFDFLGDWTERYHFVIEMGAKLLPMPAVMKTEATRVHGCQSTVHLFARAHPKSPDRLDFLADSDADIVRGLIAILQKVFAGQRAKDVLAFDVESFFRRLGLDQHLTTGRRNGLAGMVERIRQFAARLA; from the coding sequence ATGACTGTGACCTCCCAGAAACTGACAGATTCGACCGCGGCTGCCTCGTTCGACCCCTACAAGGTCCGCGCCGACTTCCCCATCCTCCAGACGACCGTCTCCCCCGGCGGACCGAAGCTGATCTACCTCGACAACGGTGCGACCACTCAGAAGCCCCGCCAGGTTATCGACGCCATCAGCCGCTACTACGAATCCCAGAACGCCAACATCCATCGCGGCGTCTACCGCCTGAGCCAGGTCGCGACCGATCTTTACGAATCTGCCCGCCGTAAGGTGCAGGCGTTCATCAACGCCGCCGACGAGAAGGAATGCCTTTTCGTTCGCGGGACGACCGAAGGCGTGAACCTGGTCGCGGGTTGCTGGGGGCGGACGAAGCTCAAGGCCGGCGACGAAGTGCTCGTCTCGACGATGGAGCACCACAGCAACATCGTCCCCTGGCAGATCGCCTGCGAGATGACCGGGGCCACGCTCCGCGTCATCCCGATGAACGACGCCGGCGAACTGGCGATGGACGACTACGCGAAGATGCTGTCGGAGCGCACGAAGTTCGTCGCCGTCACTCACCTTTCCAACGCGATGGGCACCGTGAACGACGTCAAGACGATCGCCCGGCTGGCCCACAAAGTCGGCGCGAAGGTTCTCGTCGACGGCGCACAGTGGGTTGCCCACGCCCCGACCGATGTGCGGGACATCGACGCAGACTTCTACGTCTTCTCCGGCCACAAGCTCTTCGGCCCGACGGGCATCGGCGTGCTCTACGGCAAGCGCGAACTGCTCGAAGCGATGCCGCCTTACATGGGCGGCGGCGACATGATCGAGTCGGTCACGTTCGAGAAGTCCACCTACGCGCAGCTCCCCAACAAGTTCGAGGCCGGCACGCCCGACATCGCCGGTGCCGTGGGCCTGGGCGCGGCGATCGACTACGTCACGTCGATCGGTGTCGCGAACTACGTGCAGCACGAGCAGGACCTGCTCCACTACGCCACCGAGCAACTGTCGGCGATCCCTGGCCTGCGCATCATCGGCACCGCGAAGAACAAGGGGAGCGTCGTGTCGTTCGTCATGGACGGCATCGCGTCGCTCGATATTGGCACCCGCCTCGACGGCGAAGGCGTCGCCGTCCGCACCGGGCACCACTGCTGCATGCCGCTGATGAACCGGCTCGGCATCCCCAGCACCACGCGGGCGTCGTTCGCGATGTACAACACGCGGGAAGACGTCGATGCCCTGGTCGCGGCGGTTCAGAAGGTCCGGCAGGAATCGAATGCCAAGGTCAGCCGCGCCGCCGCCGCGAATGAATCGGCCAGCGGCAACGGACATTCCCCCGCCGCGCTCGCCGACGCCAAGTACCCCGATCCCGCCGCCGGCAGCCCCACCGAGGCCGCCGACGAACTCGCCGAGACGTTCGACTTCCTCGGCGACTGGACCGAGCGGTATCACTTCGTCATCGAGATGGGCGCCAAACTTCTGCCCATGCCCGCGGTCATGAAGACCGAAGCGACGCGCGTCCACGGCTGCCAGAGCACGGTGCATCTGTTCGCAAGGGCTCATCCCAAGTCTCCCGACCGGCTCGACTTTCTCGCCGACAGCGACGCCGACATCGTCCGCGGGCTGATCGCGATCCTGCAGAAGGTGTTCGCCGGTCAGCGGGCGAAGGACGTGCTCGCATTTGATGTCGAGTCGTTCTTCCGCCGGCTCGGCCTCGACCAGCACCTGACCACCGGCCGCCGCAACGGTCTGGCCGGCATGGTCGAGCGGATTCGCCAGTTTGCCGCAAGACTCGCCTGA
- the sufD gene encoding Fe-S cluster assembly protein SufD: MTQLMEPTSSDLSNLKRLQKQDAAGGSPDWLTDLRRRGMARFNEVGFPTTKLEEWRFTNVAPIAKTGFRLATPDDNMGSRHTVEQYTFGKAASAELVFVNGHYRPDLSNLGDLPKGARLMSLPEAIESNEEVVQAHLGQYVDINANAFVALNTGFLRDGVVLHVAKNVTVEGPIHLLFVSTGAHDGIAPIVSHPRVLVVAEQNSELTLVKSFVGTPGLHWCNPVTEVYAAQDARVDHYKLQHDSGDAFHVSTLQVKLERDSQFVSHTATIGGRLTRNDHNVSLAGQGSTATLNGLVLIGGEDHCDNHTLLDHAAPNCPSHELFKHVLDGKATAIFKGKILVRNAAQKTDSKQQSKSLLLSDGATMESMPALEIYADDVKCTHGSTTGPVDEEQVFYLRSRGVSLAAARHLMTYAFAADVTRRIKVTPVRERLESFMAAQHGLPVDLRITDLGEHDEGVLNM; encoded by the coding sequence ATGACCCAACTGATGGAACCGACATCCTCCGACCTCTCGAACCTCAAGCGGCTGCAGAAGCAGGATGCCGCCGGTGGCTCGCCCGACTGGCTGACGGATCTGCGCCGCCGGGGCATGGCCCGCTTCAATGAAGTCGGCTTCCCGACGACCAAGCTCGAAGAGTGGCGGTTCACCAACGTCGCCCCGATCGCCAAGACCGGCTTCCGCCTGGCGACCCCCGACGACAACATGGGGTCGCGTCATACCGTCGAACAGTACACCTTCGGCAAGGCGGCGAGCGCCGAGCTGGTCTTCGTCAACGGCCACTACCGCCCCGACCTGTCCAACCTTGGTGATCTGCCCAAAGGCGCCCGGCTGATGAGCCTGCCCGAGGCGATCGAGTCGAACGAGGAAGTCGTCCAAGCGCACCTCGGTCAGTACGTTGATATCAACGCCAACGCGTTCGTCGCCCTGAACACCGGCTTTCTCCGCGACGGCGTGGTGCTGCATGTGGCGAAGAACGTGACCGTCGAGGGTCCGATCCACCTGCTGTTCGTCAGCACCGGTGCCCATGACGGCATCGCGCCGATCGTTTCGCATCCCCGGGTGCTGGTCGTCGCCGAGCAGAACAGCGAACTGACACTCGTCAAAAGCTTCGTCGGCACGCCGGGGCTCCACTGGTGTAACCCGGTGACCGAGGTCTACGCGGCCCAGGACGCCCGGGTCGATCACTACAAACTTCAGCACGACAGCGGCGACGCGTTTCATGTCAGCACGCTGCAGGTGAAGCTCGAGCGCGACAGCCAGTTCGTATCTCACACGGCCACCATCGGCGGCCGCCTGACGCGGAATGATCACAACGTCTCTCTCGCCGGGCAGGGCTCAACCGCGACGTTGAACGGCCTGGTCCTGATCGGCGGCGAAGACCACTGCGACAACCACACGCTGCTCGATCACGCCGCCCCCAACTGCCCGAGCCATGAGCTGTTCAAGCACGTGCTCGACGGCAAGGCGACGGCGATCTTCAAGGGCAAGATTCTCGTCCGCAACGCCGCCCAGAAGACCGACAGCAAGCAGCAGAGTAAGTCGCTGCTTTTGTCCGATGGCGCGACGATGGAAAGCATGCCGGCCCTTGAGATCTACGCTGATGACGTCAAGTGTACGCACGGCTCCACGACCGGTCCGGTGGACGAAGAGCAGGTGTTTTACCTGCGATCGAGGGGCGTCAGCCTCGCCGCCGCCCGGCACCTGATGACCTATGCATTCGCCGCCGACGTCACCCGCCGAATCAAGGTGACGCCTGTGCGGGAGCGGCTCGAATCCTTCATGGCGGCACAGCACGGATTGCCGGTGGACCTGCGGATTACGGATCTCGGGGAGCATGACGAGGGCGTCTTGAACATGTAG
- the sufB gene encoding Fe-S cluster assembly protein SufB, translating into MPTETEEIETLANREYKWGFVTDIESDTLPPGLTEDTVRFISKKKDEPQWMLDWRLKAFRHWQTMEEPTHWPKLEYPPIDYQSIIYYSAPKKSLTSLDQVDPELLATYEKLGIPLHEREMLAGVAVDAVFDSVSVKTTFQKSLAEKGIIFCPMSEAVREHPELVQKYLGSVVPYSDNYFATLNSAVFSDGSFVYIPKGVRCPMELSTYFRINARNTGQFERTLIIADAGAYVSYLEGCTAPMRDENQLHAAVVELVALEDAQIKYSTVQNWYPGDKKTGKGGIYNFVTKRGACRGARSKISWTQVETGSAITWKYPSCILQGDDSVGEFYSVALTNGRQQADTGTKMIHIGRNTKSTIVSKGISAGQGQNTYRGLVKILKGAQNSRNYTQCDSLLLGDKCGAHTFPYIEIKNTTSRAEHEASTSKIGDDQLFYCKTRGIALEDAVNMIVNGFCKEVFRELPMEFAVEAQKLLGVSLEGSVG; encoded by the coding sequence ATGCCCACGGAAACAGAAGAAATCGAAACACTCGCCAATCGCGAGTACAAGTGGGGTTTCGTTACGGACATCGAGTCCGACACGCTTCCGCCGGGCCTGACCGAAGACACCGTTCGCTTTATCTCCAAGAAGAAGGACGAGCCGCAGTGGATGCTCGATTGGCGGCTGAAGGCGTTTCGGCACTGGCAGACGATGGAAGAGCCGACGCACTGGCCGAAGCTCGAATACCCGCCGATCGACTACCAAAGCATCATTTACTACTCGGCCCCGAAGAAGTCGCTGACGAGCCTCGACCAGGTCGATCCGGAACTGCTCGCGACCTACGAAAAGCTGGGCATTCCCCTGCACGAGCGCGAAATGCTCGCCGGCGTCGCGGTGGATGCGGTATTCGATTCGGTTTCGGTGAAGACGACATTCCAGAAGTCGCTCGCCGAGAAGGGCATCATCTTCTGCCCGATGAGCGAAGCCGTCCGCGAGCACCCGGAACTGGTGCAGAAGTACCTCGGCTCGGTCGTTCCCTACAGCGACAACTACTTCGCCACGCTTAATAGCGCCGTCTTCTCGGATGGCAGCTTCGTTTACATCCCCAAGGGCGTTCGCTGCCCGATGGAACTGAGCACCTACTTCCGCATCAATGCCCGTAACACCGGGCAGTTCGAGCGGACGTTGATCATCGCCGACGCCGGTGCATACGTGAGCTACCTCGAAGGCTGCACCGCCCCGATGCGGGACGAAAATCAGCTTCACGCGGCGGTGGTCGAACTGGTCGCGCTTGAAGACGCCCAGATCAAGTACAGCACGGTTCAGAACTGGTACCCCGGCGACAAGAAGACCGGTAAGGGCGGCATCTACAACTTTGTCACCAAGCGCGGTGCCTGCCGGGGAGCGCGCAGCAAGATCAGTTGGACGCAGGTCGAAACCGGATCGGCAATCACCTGGAAGTACCCGAGCTGCATCCTGCAAGGCGACGACAGTGTTGGCGAGTTTTACAGCGTCGCGCTCACCAACGGCCGCCAGCAGGCCGACACCGGCACGAAGATGATCCATATCGGCCGGAACACCAAGAGCACGATCGTGAGCAAGGGCATCAGCGCCGGCCAGGGTCAGAACACCTACCGCGGCCTGGTGAAAATCCTCAAGGGCGCCCAGAACAGTCGTAACTACACGCAGTGCGATTCGCTGCTGCTCGGCGACAAGTGCGGGGCGCACACGTTCCCGTACATCGAGATCAAGAACACCACCAGCCGCGCCGAGCACGAAGCCAGCACGAGCAAGATCGGCGACGACCAGTTGTTCTACTGCAAGACCCGCGGTATCGCGCTGGAAGATGCGGTGAACATGATCGTCAACGGCTTCTGCAAGGAAGTCTTCCGGGAACTACCGATGGAGTTCGCCGTCGAGGCACAGAAGCTGTTGGGCGTAAGTTTGGAAGGAAGCGTCGGGTGA
- a CDS encoding M48 family metalloprotease: MDSGATSVDRWVSRQGGCIDGDPACRARRALDALRLDDPTVEGLRGRPLTVAVLDCDRPTAYAWPCGRLYVSRGLVEALSDQELAAAIAHEAGHLIAEPAGEDRAALSGSHDNDACEMAADVAGRRLLVASGIPPSAMVSMLRKVAGDSRTAEHLRPLLTRRADAIAESK, from the coding sequence GTGGACTCTGGTGCAACCAGTGTTGACCGGTGGGTGAGCCGTCAGGGCGGGTGCATCGACGGAGATCCGGCGTGCCGTGCCCGGCGGGCATTGGATGCCCTGCGGTTGGACGACCCGACGGTCGAAGGTCTCCGCGGGCGGCCACTGACGGTGGCGGTACTGGATTGCGATCGTCCGACGGCATACGCGTGGCCTTGCGGCAGGCTTTATGTGAGCCGGGGGCTCGTGGAAGCGTTGAGCGACCAGGAGCTGGCGGCTGCGATCGCCCACGAAGCCGGTCACCTGATAGCCGAGCCGGCCGGAGAGGATCGCGCGGCACTGTCGGGAAGCCACGACAACGACGCCTGCGAGATGGCCGCCGATGTCGCCGGCAGGCGGCTGCTGGTGGCCAGTGGCATCCCGCCGTCGGCGATGGTGTCGATGCTTCGCAAGGTGGCCGGCGACAGCCGGACTGCGGAACACCTGCGGCCGCTGCTCACCCGGCGGGCCGACGCGATCGCGGAGTCGAAGTAG